From a region of the Candidatus Pelagibacter sp. FZCC0015 genome:
- a CDS encoding AtpZ/AtpI family protein, with protein sequence MPKDPFKTRLEIAKSKISKKNLYNKKNDPSPIGTAFKLSTELVSAVAVGTIIGFIFDKTFGTKPWFILIFFFVGVVAGITNVIRSAKKMQK encoded by the coding sequence ATGCCAAAAGACCCTTTCAAAACTCGCTTAGAGATTGCAAAAAGCAAGATTTCAAAGAAAAATCTCTACAATAAGAAGAATGACCCCTCGCCTATAGGAACTGCATTCAAATTGAGCACAGAACTTGTTTCTGCAGTAGCTGTGGGGACAATTATTGGGTTTATTTTTGACAAGACCTTTGGTACTAAACCCTGGTTTATATTAATATTTTTTTTTGTTGGTGTAGTTGCTGGAATAACCAATGTGATTAGATCCGCAAAAAAAATGCAAAAATAA
- a CDS encoding F0F1 ATP synthase subunit B family protein, which produces MVKKIYFQSIFFSFFFIKEAFAAESGGMPQLNPEFWVSQIFWLILTFGIMYLVLSKLILPKISNNLESRKSQILENIEAAEKQREDSDAKLKEYDEIISKSKLEANSIFNQAREKALKDIGAKREVLDKQIDNEIAEAEKEIDALRKNAPDKINKIAIETSSELLQKLIGAEVNNSSISAIVDDLSKRNGDKYYGN; this is translated from the coding sequence ATGGTTAAAAAAATATATTTTCAGTCAATATTTTTTAGCTTCTTTTTTATTAAAGAAGCTTTTGCAGCAGAAAGTGGAGGTATGCCTCAATTAAATCCAGAGTTTTGGGTTTCTCAAATTTTTTGGCTAATACTTACTTTTGGTATTATGTATTTAGTTTTATCTAAACTAATACTACCAAAAATTAGTAACAACTTAGAATCGAGAAAATCTCAAATATTAGAAAATATTGAGGCTGCTGAGAAACAAAGAGAAGATAGTGATGCAAAACTAAAAGAATATGATGAAATTATATCTAAAAGCAAACTTGAGGCTAATAGTATTTTCAATCAAGCAAGAGAAAAAGCGCTAAAAGACATTGGTGCAAAAAGAGAAGTGCTTGATAAGCAAATTGATAATGAAATTGCTGAGGCTGAAAAAGAAATAGATGCATTAAGAAAAAATGCACCAGATAAAATAAATAAAATTGCTATTGAGACTTCATCTGAGTTATTGCAAAAACTAATTGGAGCTGAAGTAAATAATAGTAGTATATCTGCAATTGTTGACGATCTATCTAAAAGAAATGGAGATAAATACTATGGCAATTGA
- the crtI gene encoding phytoene desaturase family protein: MNSIVIGSGFGGIAAALRLKAKGHNVKLIEKHPDLGGRARVFKKNGFIYDAGPTVITAPYLINELFELFNKDPKNYIELTPLKIWYQFIFEDKTKFNYSGDEIEMKDQIEKLSKEDVNGYEKLVNFTKKIFDKGFLELADVPFDKPFVMMQQLPALLKLKSYKSVYSLVSSYIKNEKLRRMLSMHPLLVGGNPFTTTSIYGLILYLEKKWGIHYSVGGTGNIIKGFEKLMNEVGIEIIKNSEVTEIISKNNKISGVKLNNENEIGADNVVCNADPPAFYEKMLSKSNENSMLFNWKKNRMEYSMGLFVYYFGTKKIYENVEHHTIKFGNKYKEHLDDIFDKKKLNNDISYYLHRPTATDKTMAPEGNDCFYVLVPVPNNQSKINWETEGEKMKNLVIEKMEKDLMPDLKNNIVEDFYLTPDYFEKELNTKFGSGFSIQPKFTQSAYFRFHNKSEIYDGLYFVGAGTHPGAGVPGVLSSAKVLDKLF, from the coding sequence ATGAACTCTATAGTCATTGGATCAGGATTTGGTGGGATCGCAGCAGCGCTAAGACTTAAGGCAAAAGGACATAACGTAAAATTAATAGAAAAACATCCAGATCTAGGTGGAAGAGCAAGAGTTTTTAAGAAAAACGGATTTATATATGATGCTGGACCAACAGTAATTACTGCACCCTACTTAATTAATGAATTATTTGAGTTATTCAATAAAGATCCAAAAAATTATATAGAATTAACTCCACTTAAAATTTGGTACCAGTTTATTTTTGAGGACAAAACTAAATTTAACTATTCAGGCGACGAAATAGAGATGAAAGACCAAATTGAGAAGCTTAGCAAAGAAGATGTAAATGGATATGAAAAATTAGTTAATTTTACAAAAAAAATATTTGATAAAGGTTTTTTAGAACTTGCAGATGTACCATTTGATAAACCTTTCGTAATGATGCAACAATTGCCTGCCTTATTAAAACTTAAAAGTTATAAATCAGTTTACTCACTTGTTTCATCTTATATAAAAAATGAAAAATTAAGAAGAATGCTTAGCATGCATCCTTTGCTAGTTGGGGGAAATCCTTTTACAACCACTTCTATTTATGGATTAATTCTTTATTTAGAAAAAAAATGGGGAATACATTATTCAGTTGGAGGAACAGGAAATATAATTAAAGGTTTTGAAAAATTAATGAATGAGGTTGGTATTGAAATAATAAAAAACAGTGAAGTAACAGAAATTATATCAAAAAATAATAAAATTAGTGGTGTAAAATTAAATAATGAAAATGAAATTGGTGCAGATAATGTTGTTTGTAATGCAGATCCACCTGCATTTTATGAGAAAATGTTAAGCAAAAGCAACGAGAATTCCATGTTGTTTAATTGGAAAAAAAATCGAATGGAATATTCTATGGGTTTATTCGTTTACTATTTTGGAACAAAAAAAATTTATGAGAATGTTGAACATCATACAATAAAGTTTGGTAACAAGTATAAAGAACATCTTGATGACATATTTGATAAGAAAAAATTAAATAACGATATTAGCTATTATCTTCACAGACCTACAGCGACTGATAAAACTATGGCCCCAGAAGGGAATGATTGTTTTTATGTATTAGTGCCTGTTCCTAACAATCAATCAAAAATAAATTGGGAAACTGAAGGTGAGAAAATGAAAAATCTTGTAATTGAAAAAATGGAAAAAGACTTAATGCCGGATCTTAAGAATAATATAGTTGAGGACTTTTATCTAACACCTGATTACTTTGAAAAAGAATTAAATACAAAATTTGGATCAGGGTTTTCAATTCAACCTAAATTTACACAATCCGCATACTTTAGATTTCATAATAAATCTGAAATATATGATGGTTTATACTTTGTTGGTGCAGGAACACATCCAGGGGCTGGGGTACCAGGTGTTCTCTCTTCAGCAAAAGTTTTAGATAAATTATTTTAA
- a CDS encoding homoserine kinase, producing MAVYTKINQKEINIINENFNIDKIKSFKGIKQGIENTNYILKSKKKKYILTIFEKRVLQKEIPFFMKLMDNLNNSKINCPKPLKTKENKYLIKLKNKTACIVSFLDGKDKKILNINDCYAIGKTIARMHLVTNKMNLNRKNSMGIRNLKPLLESIKFKSKKFSNLKVFLKNNLNDINKNWPKQLPKGIIHGDLFIDNIFFKKNKLSGIIDFYFAANDYFMYEIAICINALCFDYKKRKFQMNHKKIKNLIKGYESVKKISTKERKSINILCRGAALRYLLTRLYDYSNTPKTALIKIKDPNEYYQKLLSHNNLSSFKDYLN from the coding sequence ATGGCTGTTTATACAAAAATAAATCAAAAAGAAATTAATATTATTAATGAAAATTTTAATATTGATAAAATAAAAAGTTTTAAAGGTATCAAACAAGGAATAGAGAACACAAACTATATTCTTAAATCAAAAAAGAAAAAATACATTTTAACTATTTTTGAAAAAAGAGTTTTACAAAAAGAAATACCTTTTTTTATGAAGTTAATGGATAATTTGAATAATTCAAAAATAAACTGTCCTAAGCCACTGAAAACCAAAGAAAATAAATATCTTATTAAATTAAAAAATAAAACTGCATGTATTGTATCATTCTTGGATGGTAAAGATAAAAAAATATTAAATATAAATGATTGTTATGCGATTGGTAAAACAATTGCTCGCATGCATTTGGTCACAAATAAAATGAACCTTAATAGAAAAAATTCAATGGGTATTAGAAATTTAAAACCCTTATTGGAAAGTATTAAATTTAAGTCAAAAAAATTTTCAAATTTAAAAGTATTCTTAAAAAATAACTTAAACGATATTAATAAAAATTGGCCTAAACAATTACCCAAAGGTATTATCCATGGTGACTTATTTATAGATAATATATTCTTCAAAAAAAATAAACTTTCAGGAATTATTGATTTCTACTTTGCTGCTAATGATTATTTTATGTATGAAATTGCTATATGCATCAATGCTCTTTGTTTTGATTATAAAAAAAGAAAATTCCAAATGAATCATAAAAAAATTAAAAATTTAATCAAAGGCTATGAAAGCGTTAAAAAAATTTCAACAAAGGAAAGGAAATCTATAAATATTTTATGTAGAGGTGCAGCATTAAGATATTTGTTAACAAGATTGTATGACTATTCAAATACACCAAAAACAGCATTAATTAAAATTAAAGATCCTAATGAATATTATCAAAAATTGCTTTCTCACAACAATTTAAGTTCATTTAAAGACTATTTAAATTAA
- a CDS encoding phytoene/squalene synthase family protein, translated as MLTKNYLAIYAKSFNWAGFFLPKKTYEKCSALYDFCREADNIADDENNIEIKKDNFIKFRNNFVNKNYDDPVIKNMWGLINEFSISTKIVDDLFEGINSDIKENIKFNSKKELLIYSYRVAGTVGLMMAKILNVHKEQSLKSAIDLGIAMQLTNISRDVIEDKKNNRSYINESFEEIKNTIKLSEKFYENSFYSIKEIPLSFRFSILVARRVYRKIGYKILNKQNIENYKNSGKIYVSNIEKIIETFLSIFDLIKLSLISKNDDNINHDHNLINEEINLNERI; from the coding sequence ATGTTAACAAAGAATTATTTAGCCATTTACGCAAAATCTTTTAATTGGGCAGGTTTTTTTTTACCAAAAAAAACCTATGAAAAATGCTCTGCGCTTTATGATTTTTGTAGAGAAGCAGATAATATTGCTGATGATGAAAACAATATTGAAATAAAAAAAGATAATTTTATTAAATTTAGAAATAATTTTGTTAATAAAAATTATGATGATCCGGTTATTAAAAACATGTGGGGTCTTATTAATGAATTTAGTATTTCAACTAAAATTGTAGACGATTTATTTGAGGGTATTAATTCTGATATAAAAGAAAATATTAAATTTAATTCAAAAAAAGAATTATTAATTTATTCCTATAGGGTAGCTGGAACAGTTGGATTGATGATGGCTAAGATATTGAATGTTCACAAAGAACAATCTCTAAAATCAGCTATTGATCTTGGGATTGCTATGCAATTAACAAATATTTCTAGAGATGTTATAGAAGATAAAAAAAATAATAGATCTTATATCAATGAAAGTTTTGAGGAAATAAAGAATACAATCAAGCTTTCAGAAAAGTTTTATGAAAATTCATTTTACTCAATTAAAGAAATACCGTTAAGTTTCAGATTTTCTATTTTAGTAGCAAGAAGGGTTTATAGAAAAATAGGATACAAAATTTTAAATAAACAAAACATAGAAAATTATAAAAATTCTGGAAAAATTTATGTTTCAAATATTGAAAAAATTATTGAAACTTTTTTATCTATTTTTGACTTAATAAAGTTATCACTTATAAGTAAAAACGATGATAATATTAATCATGACCATAATTTAATTAATGAAGAAATAAATTTAAATGAAAGAATTTGA
- the ispH gene encoding 4-hydroxy-3-methylbut-2-enyl diphosphate reductase produces MKNKELKILLSAPRGFCAGVERAIEIVEKSIQKFGAPVYVRHEIVHNKYVVDDLKNKGAIFVEELEEIKDKSRPVIFSAHGVPKKIPEDAKSYKMTYVDATCPLVSKVHREAENLNKAGYHIILIGHENHPEVIGTMGQLNEGSIDLIQNEEDATNYKNKLDKKLAYITQTTLSVDDTKEIIKILKTNFPNIKEPMREDICYATTNRQMAVKNIAKSCDMFFVIGSRNSSNSVRLVEVAKKSGCENSQLIHSESSIPYDQIENCNTIGISSGASAPEILVENFINDLKNKFSISIDEVEIIKEDVVFKVPKKLN; encoded by the coding sequence ATGAAAAATAAAGAATTAAAAATATTATTATCTGCACCTCGTGGGTTCTGTGCTGGGGTAGAAAGAGCAATTGAAATAGTAGAAAAATCTATACAGAAGTTTGGAGCTCCAGTTTATGTACGTCATGAAATAGTACATAATAAGTATGTTGTAGATGATTTAAAAAATAAAGGGGCAATATTTGTTGAAGAGCTGGAGGAGATAAAGGATAAATCAAGACCGGTAATTTTTTCAGCGCATGGTGTTCCGAAAAAAATACCTGAGGATGCGAAAAGTTATAAAATGACTTATGTAGATGCTACATGTCCACTTGTTTCTAAAGTTCATAGAGAAGCAGAAAATCTTAATAAAGCTGGTTACCATATAATTTTAATTGGTCATGAAAATCATCCAGAAGTAATTGGAACTATGGGTCAATTAAATGAAGGTTCTATAGATCTAATCCAAAATGAGGAAGATGCTACAAACTATAAAAATAAACTAGATAAAAAATTAGCATATATTACTCAGACTACTTTGTCAGTTGATGACACAAAAGAAATAATCAAAATTTTAAAAACCAATTTTCCAAATATAAAAGAGCCAATGAGAGAAGATATTTGTTATGCAACTACTAACCGTCAAATGGCAGTAAAAAATATTGCAAAGAGTTGTGATATGTTTTTTGTTATTGGAAGTAGAAACTCTTCAAATTCTGTTAGGCTTGTTGAGGTGGCAAAGAAATCAGGATGTGAAAATTCACAACTTATTCACTCAGAAAGCTCAATACCATATGATCAAATAGAAAATTGTAATACTATAGGTATATCATCAGGAGCATCTGCACCAGAAATATTAGTTGAAAATTTTATTAATGATTTAAAAAATAAATTTTCTATAAGTATTGATGAAGTTGAAATAATTAAAGAAGATGTAGTATTTAAAGTTCCCAAAAAATTAAATTAA
- a CDS encoding Brp/Blh family beta-carotene 15,15'-dioxygenase, translated as MNNQIKKINLNHSFIFFFVVNIFCILLFKFNNFNISSILCLLLILIIGVSHGSLDYIKGKKLLKLFNIKSSYIFYIIYILISALVIVTWILFPSITLIVFLIIASYHFGKEDTQFLINEKSYFTQILYFFKGFLILLAPLYFHFQETIAIFKLLLINNETFYSSLDFIETNNIIQIGIFCSTLSSIFLFLKNFEIKKFVVFLDYFSILILNYYLSPLIAFTVYFCFLHSIRHSISLAIELDPNSIVNGFKLFVNKALPLTILTAIFSFIALYLLNNSFNLDSAILKIIFIGLASLTFPHILLEYFLEKNEK; from the coding sequence ATGAACAATCAAATAAAAAAAATAAATCTAAATCATTCATTTATTTTTTTCTTTGTTGTAAACATTTTTTGTATTTTACTGTTCAAGTTTAATAATTTTAATATTTCATCAATTTTGTGTTTACTTTTAATTTTAATCATAGGGGTTTCCCATGGTTCATTAGATTATATTAAAGGAAAAAAACTGCTTAAATTGTTTAATATAAAATCAAGTTATATATTCTACATTATATATATTTTAATTTCAGCGTTAGTTATAGTAACTTGGATATTGTTTCCATCAATAACTTTAATTGTTTTTTTAATAATCGCTTCCTACCACTTTGGCAAAGAGGATACACAATTTTTGATTAATGAAAAATCTTATTTCACTCAAATACTTTATTTTTTCAAAGGATTTTTAATTTTACTTGCTCCTTTGTATTTTCATTTTCAGGAAACAATAGCGATTTTCAAATTATTATTAATCAATAATGAGACATTTTATTCAAGTTTAGATTTTATTGAGACAAATAATATAATTCAAATAGGAATATTCTGCAGCACACTATCTAGTATTTTTCTTTTCTTAAAGAATTTTGAAATCAAGAAATTTGTTGTTTTTTTAGATTATTTTTCAATTTTGATATTAAATTATTATTTATCACCACTAATAGCTTTTACTGTTTATTTTTGTTTTTTACATTCAATAAGACATTCAATTTCCCTCGCTATTGAACTTGATCCAAATAGTATAGTTAATGGATTTAAATTATTTGTAAATAAAGCTTTACCTTTAACAATTTTAACCGCTATTTTTTCTTTTATTGCACTATATCTTCTGAATAATTCATTTAATTTAGATAGTGCAATTTTAAAAATAATATTTATAGGTTTGGCGTCTTTAACCTTTCCACATATATTGCTTGAATATTTTTTAGAAAAAAATGAAAAATAA
- a CDS encoding F0F1 ATP synthase subunit A, translating to MAANPMSQFDVYRIGPEIKVGAFDISFTNASLFMILSTVSILLIFNLGSKKNSILPNKIQLLAELSYTFVSKMISDTAGSKAKPYFAFIFSLFMFVLFCNMFGMIPYTFTVTSHIIVTFVLAAFIFIGVTVIGFIKHGFGYLKLFVPSGVPAVLLPLIVVIEIISYLSRPISLSVRLFANMMAGHTMMKVFGGFVISLGIVGGWLPLSFSVALTGLEILVAFLQAYVFAILTCIYLNDALNLHH from the coding sequence ATGGCAGCAAATCCTATGTCCCAATTCGATGTTTATAGAATTGGACCTGAAATTAAAGTTGGAGCATTCGACATATCATTTACGAACGCAAGTTTATTTATGATTTTAAGTACTGTATCTATTTTGTTAATCTTTAATTTAGGATCAAAAAAAAATTCAATACTACCAAACAAAATTCAATTATTAGCAGAACTTAGCTATACCTTTGTATCCAAAATGATTAGCGATACAGCTGGATCAAAAGCTAAACCATATTTTGCATTTATATTTTCTCTATTCATGTTTGTTTTATTTTGTAACATGTTTGGAATGATACCTTATACTTTTACTGTAACAAGTCATATCATTGTAACATTTGTGCTCGCAGCATTTATATTTATTGGAGTGACTGTAATTGGGTTTATTAAACATGGATTTGGGTATTTAAAATTATTTGTTCCAAGTGGAGTGCCTGCGGTATTGCTCCCTTTAATTGTTGTTATAGAAATTATTTCTTATTTAAGTAGACCTATAAGTTTATCAGTTAGATTATTTGCCAATATGATGGCTGGTCATACAATGATGAAAGTTTTCGGAGGCTTTGTAATTAGCCTTGGAATAGTTGGTGGGTGGCTTCCACTAAGTTTTTCGGTTGCGTTAACTGGTTTGGAGATCTTAGTTGCTTTTCTTCAAGCTTATGTTTTTGCAATCTTAACCTGCATCTATTTAAATGATGCATTAAATTTACACCATTAA
- a CDS encoding F0F1 ATP synthase subunit B family protein, whose translation MEINTMAIDATFWVAVSFIIFFGALIYLKIPQKISEMLDKMISDIKNEIDESEKLRTEAKTLLDNSQKKLDTAQSVSNEILESAKKDADRLIIEMNDKFHKSSEIKKNLAENKISQMKEAALKEIKDASIKIAVDSVKKIITTSVDKSKLDAVFQKNLDETKAELKKINS comes from the coding sequence ATGGAGATAAATACTATGGCAATTGATGCAACATTTTGGGTAGCCGTATCATTTATTATTTTTTTTGGAGCGTTAATTTACCTTAAAATTCCTCAAAAAATTTCTGAAATGTTAGATAAAATGATATCTGACATTAAAAATGAAATTGATGAAAGTGAAAAATTAAGAACTGAGGCAAAAACACTATTAGATAACTCACAAAAAAAATTAGATACAGCTCAGTCTGTTAGCAACGAAATTCTTGAGAGCGCCAAAAAAGATGCAGATAGATTAATAATTGAGATGAATGATAAGTTTCATAAATCATCAGAAATTAAAAAAAATTTAGCTGAAAATAAAATAAGTCAGATGAAAGAAGCTGCTTTAAAAGAAATTAAGGACGCATCAATAAAAATTGCCGTGGACTCAGTTAAAAAAATAATAACTACATCTGTAGACAAGTCAAAATTAGATGCTGTGTTTCAAAAAAATTTAGATGAAACTAAAGCAGAGTTAAAAAAAATTAACTCATAA
- a CDS encoding lycopene cyclase family protein produces MKEFDYTIIGGGCAGLSLAYELEVYEKLKDKTLAIIEPREDYKRDKTWSFWKVFSHNFDDCVKKSWNNFTINTPNNTKYINCEHTPYQTIDSGMFYEKILSKLKLNKNIQFFKSIDEIDKSNSIVFNSVPNFENKQSELWQHFCGVEIETEKDFFDDEIFNLMDFACDQRNKVHFFYTLPFTKRNALVETTWISELNDEKLKDYDEQIDNYLSNHLNIRNCKINFKETGAIPLFRQKNVNKLNEIYIGSAGGMTRLSTGYTFLNIQEQSRYIRENIENIKNVNLFKINSKYDFLDKILLRVLKNNSNEMGNIFFKVFNSKPKTAINFLSNKSSFFEDLEVILKMPKWKFLKELI; encoded by the coding sequence ATGAAAGAATTTGATTACACAATTATAGGCGGAGGTTGCGCAGGTCTTTCATTAGCATATGAGCTGGAAGTTTATGAAAAATTAAAAGATAAAACCCTAGCAATAATTGAACCAAGAGAAGATTATAAAAGAGATAAAACCTGGTCATTTTGGAAAGTTTTTTCCCATAATTTTGATGACTGTGTCAAAAAAAGTTGGAATAATTTTACAATAAATACACCTAATAATACGAAATATATAAATTGCGAACATACGCCATATCAAACAATTGATAGTGGTATGTTCTACGAAAAAATACTTTCAAAACTTAAATTAAATAAAAATATTCAGTTTTTTAAAAGTATTGATGAAATAGATAAATCAAATTCAATTGTATTTAATAGTGTACCTAATTTTGAGAATAAACAGAGTGAGTTATGGCAACACTTTTGTGGGGTTGAAATAGAAACAGAAAAAGACTTTTTTGATGACGAAATTTTCAATTTGATGGACTTTGCTTGTGATCAAAGAAACAAAGTTCATTTTTTTTATACGCTACCATTTACTAAAAGGAATGCATTAGTTGAAACTACTTGGATATCTGAGCTAAATGATGAAAAACTCAAAGATTATGATGAACAAATTGATAATTATTTAAGCAACCACCTAAATATCAGAAACTGCAAAATCAATTTCAAAGAAACTGGTGCAATTCCACTTTTTAGACAAAAAAATGTAAATAAATTAAATGAAATTTACATAGGCTCAGCAGGAGGCATGACTAGATTAAGTACGGGTTATACTTTCCTAAATATACAAGAACAGAGTAGATATATAAGAGAAAACATAGAAAATATTAAAAATGTAAATTTATTTAAAATCAATTCAAAATATGATTTTTTAGATAAAATCTTATTAAGAGTTCTTAAAAATAATTCCAATGAAATGGGCAATATATTTTTTAAAGTTTTTAATTCAAAACCTAAAACAGCTATCAATTTTTTATCAAATAAAAGCAGTTTTTTTGAAGATTTAGAGGTAATTCTAAAAATGCCAAAGTGGAAATTTTTAAAAGAATTAATTTAA
- a CDS encoding F0F1 ATP synthase subunit C has translation MELEAAKMIGAGLAAIALAGAGVGIGIIFGNYLSGAMRNPSAAQKQFPNLLLGFALAEATGLFGLVVALIILFAF, from the coding sequence ATGGAATTAGAAGCAGCAAAAATGATCGGAGCAGGTTTAGCAGCAATTGCTTTAGCTGGAGCTGGTGTTGGTATCGGAATAATTTTTGGAAATTATTTGTCTGGTGCAATGAGAAATCCATCTGCAGCACAAAAACAATTTCCTAACTTGCTTTTAGGTTTTGCACTTGCAGAAGCTACAGGATTATTCGGATTGGTAGTTGCGTTAATCATACTCTTTGCGTTTTAA